A genomic segment from Chitinophaga niabensis encodes:
- a CDS encoding group II truncated hemoglobin: protein MKEIPSLYTWAGGQPALEKLTAVFYAKVGKDELLEPVFRHMSPEHSKHVAHFIGQVFGGSPVYTAEDQGSHARMVQHHIGKSLTETQRRRWISLLLDSADEIGLADDPEFRSALVGYLEWGSRLAVINSNTTENPINENEPMPKWGWGETGGPYQP from the coding sequence ATGAAAGAAATACCAAGTCTTTACACCTGGGCAGGCGGGCAACCTGCCCTTGAAAAGCTTACCGCTGTTTTTTACGCCAAAGTGGGGAAGGATGAACTCCTGGAACCTGTATTTCGCCATATGAGCCCGGAGCATAGTAAACATGTGGCCCATTTTATTGGCCAGGTGTTTGGTGGCTCGCCGGTTTATACTGCTGAGGACCAGGGCAGCCATGCCAGGATGGTACAGCATCATATCGGGAAATCCCTCACAGAAACCCAACGCCGCCGGTGGATCAGTCTTTTGCTGGACAGTGCAGACGAAATAGGCCTGGCAGATGACCCGGAATTTCGTTCTGCCCTGGTGGGGTACCTGGAATGGGGGAGCCGCCTGGCGGTTATTAATTCCAATACAACGGAGAACCCGATCAACGAAAATGAGCCTATGCCCAAGTGGGGCTGGGGGGAAACCGGAGGGCCATATCAGCCCTGA
- a CDS encoding antibiotic biosynthesis monooxygenase family protein, which yields MKMITLWCMLLFGSSSLPEKYVVEIIRYKVPADQQKDFEAAYAEGGKSLKASPYCLHYEVIHGIEEPEKYIVRIHWTSKEDHEKLFRQSAAFRSFFKEVRPFFDNIEEMKHYDQTSISWTK from the coding sequence ATGAAAATGATCACCCTGTGGTGCATGTTGCTCTTTGGAAGTAGCAGCTTACCCGAAAAGTACGTAGTTGAGATCATCCGCTACAAGGTCCCTGCAGATCAGCAGAAGGATTTCGAAGCCGCTTATGCGGAAGGAGGGAAGTCGCTGAAAGCATCTCCGTATTGCCTCCATTACGAAGTGATCCATGGAATAGAAGAACCGGAAAAGTACATAGTAAGGATCCACTGGACATCCAAAGAAGACCATGAAAAACTTTTCCGCCAGAGCGCGGCGTTCAGGAGCTTTTTTAAGGAGGTGAGGCCTTTTTTCGATAATATTGAGGAAATGAAACATTACGATCAAACCTCCATTTCCTGGACTAAGTGA
- a CDS encoding winged helix-turn-helix transcriptional regulator, whose protein sequence is MITLHEKTFTCPIDVSLSFINGKWKVLILGHLHRFHQSSFSNLREQMPGISEKMLTQQLKDLEKDQLIVKHVLSAKPYRVEYTLTPLGQSLSPVTAFLSQWGIRYLKDNGIDYLKDQHLYK, encoded by the coding sequence ATGATCACCTTACACGAAAAAACGTTCACCTGCCCGATAGATGTATCGCTTTCCTTCATCAACGGGAAATGGAAAGTATTGATCCTTGGTCACCTCCATCGCTTTCACCAAAGCAGCTTTAGCAACCTGCGGGAACAGATGCCCGGTATCTCTGAGAAAATGCTCACACAGCAGCTGAAGGACCTGGAGAAAGATCAGCTGATCGTAAAACATGTATTGTCTGCCAAACCATACAGGGTGGAGTATACCCTTACCCCACTGGGGCAATCCCTTTCACCTGTTACAGCATTCCTCAGCCAGTGGGGTATCAGGTATCTAAAGGATAATGGCATTGATTACCTGAAAGACCAACATCTGTACAAGTAG